From one Gadus morhua chromosome 8, gadMor3.0, whole genome shotgun sequence genomic stretch:
- the LOC115549301 gene encoding C-C chemokine receptor type 3-like, whose protein sequence is MADEQDYHYYDAFNDSETTSYPDYVDNEHVELCSASNVNQLGSAIIPYFYYINFLLSYLGNWLVLFIIVKFEKVNSVTNIFLINLVTSNILFASSFPFLAKYHSSEWIFGTVLCKLVSSAHLIGFYSSILFLTLMTFDRYLAVVHAVSAAKSRKRAYAIGASLIVWFISVLASLNELVFKGVREHSEHGLMCEETGYHADVVEQWNQVSYYMQFLLFFLLPLFMVMYCYTCITVRIMSTRMREKWRSVKLIFIIMFTFFVCWTPYNIVILLKAIQISTADDANRKCDQVEALNYALYVTRNIAFLYCCISPMFYSFVGKRFQNHFRKLLSKNMPCLARHFRPASLSSKSISGRTSHTNDF, encoded by the coding sequence ATGGCGGATGAGCAGGATTACCATTACTATGATGCGTTTAACGACAGTGAAACCACAAGCTATCCAGATTATGTGGATAACGAGCACGTCGAACTCTGCTCTGCATCAAACGTCAACCAATTGGGCTCGGCCATCATTCCTTATTTCTACTACATCAACTTCCTTCTGAGTTACTTGGGCAACTGGCTTGTTTTGTTCATCATCGTCAAGTTTGAGAAGGTCAACAGCGTCACTAACATCTTCCTCATCAATCTGGTCACCTCTAACATCCTGTTTGCATCCAGCTTCCCCTTCCTGGCCAAATACCATTCCTCAGAGTGGATCTTCGGCACGGTGCTTTGCAAGTTGGTCAGCAGTGCCCATCTGATCGGTTTCTACAgttccatcctcttcctcaccctgaTGACCTTTGACCGCTACCTGGCCGTGGTGCACGCGGTGTCCGCTGCCAAGAGCAGGAAGAGGGCGTACGCCATCGGGGCGTCCTTGATCGTTTGGTTCATCAGTGTGCTGGCCAGTCTCAATGAGCTGGTGTTCAAAGGCGTGCGGGAGCACAGCGAGCACGGCCTGATGTGTGAGGAGACAGGATACCACGCCGACGTCGTCGAACAGTGGAATCAGGTCAGCTACTACATGcagttcctcctcttcttcctgctACCCCTCTTCATGGTGATGTACTGCTACACCTGTATCACCGTGCGGATCATGTCCACTCGCATGAGGGAGAAATGGCGCTCGGTGAAGCTGATATTCATCATCATGTTCACCTTCTTCGTTTGCTGGACTCCCTATAACATCGTGATCCTGCTGAAGGCCATTCAGATCTCCACAGCCGACGATGCAAACCGGAAGTGCGATCAGGTTGAGGCGTTGAACTATGCGTTGTACGTGACCAGAAACATAGCGTTCTTGTATTGTTGCATCAGCCCCATGTTCTACTCCTTTGTGGGTAAGCGGTTTCAGAATCACTTCAGGAAGCTGTTGTCGAAGAACATGCCTTGTCTGGCACGTCACTTCAGACCCGCTAGTCTGAGCAGCAAGTCCATCTCAGGAAGGACGTCCCACACAAACGACTTTTAA